From the Vespa velutina chromosome 16, iVesVel2.1, whole genome shotgun sequence genome, one window contains:
- the LOC124954821 gene encoding EKC/KEOPS complex subunit Lage3 isoform X2 has protein sequence MIIKSFATTREADVVYQVLRVDKEPPRSGVIKKIEQKDNQLQISFSSTEVRKLRVGITSFFDSLTLVTETIQQFGPPEPMYDYY, from the exons ATGATTATAAAGT CATTTGCAACGACAAGAGAAGCGGATGTTGTTTACCAAGTACTCAGAGTAGATAAGGAACCTCCAAGATCTggtgttattaaaaaaatagaacagaAAGACAATCAATTACAAAT ATCATTTTCCAGTACAGAAGTACGTAAACTTCGCGTTGGCATTACGTCTTTCTTTGACAGTTTAACCTTAGTTACAGAAACTATACAACAATTTGGACCACCAGAACCTatgtacgattattattag
- the LOC124954821 gene encoding EKC/KEOPS complex subunit LAGE3 isoform X1, producing the protein MNDYKVEFSIAFATTREADVVYQVLRVDKEPPRSGVIKKIEQKDNQLQISFSSTEVRKLRVGITSFFDSLTLVTETIQQFGPPEPMYDYY; encoded by the exons ATGAATGATTATAAAGT aGAATTCTCGATAGCATTTGCAACGACAAGAGAAGCGGATGTTGTTTACCAAGTACTCAGAGTAGATAAGGAACCTCCAAGATCTggtgttattaaaaaaatagaacagaAAGACAATCAATTACAAAT ATCATTTTCCAGTACAGAAGTACGTAAACTTCGCGTTGGCATTACGTCTTTCTTTGACAGTTTAACCTTAGTTACAGAAACTATACAACAATTTGGACCACCAGAACCTatgtacgattattattag